One stretch of Gadus macrocephalus chromosome 12, ASM3116895v1 DNA includes these proteins:
- the LOC132468558 gene encoding location of vulva defective 1-like, which yields MMLVNVSFVSGFPFLMGTLHGIVGLLFGLQIVTHAMGFSSGGFFQSCASLLPNHIFNGVDFPPQNSEQPFEVNAIAGEGESIMVTLGSRSSAAQPFTGFMVDVRKSEIDPANGSFVEFGPRSTGLTCNGIQDSAVTQNSNVPKTFVQVKWQAQENGSSSLFLRATFVQNFTTFWSPVNVTIQTPASTTQPPTTTLTSKPSTEQPSTDQPSTEQPTTQQTITEQPTTEQTITEQPSTEQPTTQQTITEQPTTEQTITEQPSTEQPSTELPSTNQQSTEQPTTEQTITEQPSTEQPSTEQPSTELPSTNQQSTEQPIGTNPCTSAIQQITTL from the exons ATGATGCTAGTCAATGTTTCTTTTGTTTCAGGTTTTCCTTTCTTGATGGGTACCCTCCACGGGATCGTTGGCCTTTTGTTTGGCCTTCAGATCGTCACACATGCAATGGGCTTTAGTAGtgggggattttttcagtcttGCGCTTCCCTGTTGCCTAACCATATATTCAATGGTGTAGATTTCCCCCCACAGAACAGTGAACAACCGTTTGAAGTCAATGCCATCGCCGGTGAGGGGGAGTCAATTATgg TGACTCTAGGAAGCAGGTCGTCTGCTGCTCAACCATTTACAGGGTTCATGGTGGATGTCCGGAAGTCAGAAATAGATCCTGCCAATGGAAGTTTCGTTGAGTTTGGTCCTAGAAGTACTGGCTTGACGTGCAATGGCATTCAG GATTCAGCTGTTACTCAAAACTCAAACGTTCCGAAGACTTTTGTTCAAGTTAAATGGCAAGCGCAGGAAAATGGATCCTCTTCATTATTTTTACG AGCCACATTTGTTCAAAATTTCACCACATTTTGGAGTCCAGTGAATGTCACTATACAGACACCAGCTTCAACAACACAGCCACCAACTACAACACTAACTTCCAAGCCCAGCacagaacaaccaagtacagaccaaccaagtacagaacaaccaactacacaacaaacaataacagaacaaccaactacagaacaaacaataacagaacaaccaagtacagaacaaccaactacacaacaaacaataacagaacaaccaactacagaacaaacaataacagaacaaccaagtacagaacaaccaagtacagaGTTACCAAGTACCAACCAAcaaagtacagaacaaccaactacagaacaaacaataacagaacaaccaagtacagaacaaccaagtacCGAACAACCAAGCACAGAGTTACCAAGTACCAACCAAcaaagtacagaacaaccaa TTGGTACAAATCCATGTACTAGTGCTATACAACAAATTactacactgtaa